A window of Cryptomeria japonica chromosome 3, Sugi_1.0, whole genome shotgun sequence contains these coding sequences:
- the LOC131035961 gene encoding uncharacterized protein LOC131035961 → MGTTQNLLPAICAAKQKTIVLDMDNTLLYMTRQHLASCDFSVIVKYGSKDITCCWRKRPHVESLLEELRKHNYEIIVFTSAIKEYADAALDKLDVNKAIDYRLYRDSGTQVKEGYIKDLSKLGRDLKNVFIVDDNPVSYKLQPENAFPIKSFVDDRNDTELLKVIDFCKLAAEADDVREALRMQSNTDTNAETSGNMKLEPEAKRKRL, encoded by the coding sequence ATGGGCACTACTCAAAATTTATTGCCTGCCATTTGTGCAGCGAAACAGAAAACAATAGTGTTAGACATGGACAACACTCTTCTATACATGACTCGCCAGCATCTGGCATCATGTGATTTCTCTGTTATAGTTAAATATGGATCAAAAGACATAACTTGTTGTTGGCGAAAAAGACCCCATGTAGAGAGCCTACTTGAGGAATTGAGAAAACATAATTATGAAATTATAGTTTTCACATCAGCTATAAAAGAGTATGCAGACGCTGCTTTAGATAAACTGGATGTTAACAAAGCCATAGATTATCGTCTGTACAGAGATTCGGGTACTCAAGTGAAAGAAGGCTATATTAAAGATCTCTCTAAGCTTGGGAGGGATTTAAAGAATGTTTTTATAGTGGATGATAATCCTGTTAGTTATAAATTGCAGCCAGAAAATGCATTTCCAATAAAATCATTTGTGGATGATCGTAATGATACGGAGCTTTTGAAGGTTATTGATTTCTGTAAATTGGCTGCAGAAGCTGATGATGTGAGAGAAGCATTAAGAATGCAGTCGAATACTGATACGAATGCCGAGACTTCTGGGAATATGAAGTTAGAGCCTGAAGCAAAACGAAAACGACTATGA